In the genome of Agelaius phoeniceus isolate bAgePho1 chromosome 14, bAgePho1.hap1, whole genome shotgun sequence, the window CCAAGGTAGGGCTGGATGCATCCTGCTACAGCCGCAGGATCTACAACCACGCCGGTACAGGCAGACCCATTCTGCTACAACCagagggctccagcccagctccagccggATCCGTCCCGCTACGCCCGGCCCTGCTGAAACACCCCCGCTACAGCCCGGGCGCATCCCGCTCCACGCCGCAGCATCCTCACCCCGGAGGCCGCCCGGTCGCCATGGCAACCACCCTCCCCATCACCACGGCAACCCCCTccggttgccatggcaaccgcCCTCCCCGGCAGCCCGGCCCCCGCCCTCGCCGTTGCCATGGCCGCGTCCCTCCTCCGGTGGCCGTGGCTCCCGAGGCGCCTCcccggggcgggccggcggTGACGCGGCGGAGGTGACGCGCGGGGCGGTGGTACCGGGGCGCTCGGCGCTGTCTCCTTGTCCCCATCACGGCTCCCGCTCGGCCCCCCCGCGCCGCCATGTCCGCGCCCGGCAGCGGCGGCGACTTCGGGAACCCGCTCAGGAAGTTCAAGCTCGTCTTCCTGGGCGAGCAGAGCGGTGAGCGCCGGGTCGGGCCCGGGTGGAACCGGGaggggccggcggggcgggggcagcGCCCGGGGCcgcgcggggccgaggccgcgCCGTGCCCGGGGTGGGGGACGCGCTCCGGGGAGGGGCGCCCCGGCCTGAGGCCTCCGCGGGTGGGGCCCGGGGCTGCGTTCCCGGCCCTTCCCGTCGCTCGGGGCTCCGTTCCCGGCCCTTCCCATCGCCCGGGGCTCCGTTCCCGGCCCTTCCCATCGCTCGGGGCTCCGTTCCGCCCTCCCGGGCCCGCAGTGCGCCCGCAGCCCGTGCGGGGAGGCGGCCCCAGAGCTGCGGGGGCTCCCGGCGGCTGCGCTGCCCCCCTGGCCGcggcctccctccctccctcgcAGCCGCGGGGTTTTGTTTTGCCTCGAATGGCCTCCCTTTTGTGCcccttccctgggagcaggtGGATGAGTTCTGTGTTTTCCCTGGGATCGTGGTGGGTTCTcgctgggagtgtccaaggcccgttggacagggctgggagccgcCCGGGctgtggaaggtgcccctgctcACGGCTatgggtggaactggatgagctttgaggtcccttccagcccaaaccgtCGTGGGGTTATTGCTCCTCACCTTCTCCTCGAGCCTGGAACTGGAGGTCTTGGAGGGATTTCCAGAAGTTTTCTAATTTCCCAGCCTTTCCAATGCAGGATTGACATTGCTGCTGATAGACGTTTGTCTAATttgtttttaaccctttccagTGTTCCTAATTTCACGACCTTTTTAGGCAATTCattcctctttcctcttctaTCCATGTcctttgaattttttcttgGCCTCCTCCAGCTTCCTGAGCCAGAATTGGAGctttatctttgtttttcacTTCTTGTCAGTTCTGCACTTTGTCTAGTGATGATATTTGGAGATGTAAATTTAAAGTTTTGAAACAAACCACCAGAGTTTGCTCTATATCTAAAATCTTGTTACAAAGGAAGGATGGGAGTGTGAAATATTGCTTTTCCACGcagccagaggcagcagaacaGCATCTGGGATATCACCTGCTTTGTTTTGATGTTTATGTCCCAGACTTGGGGATTACATAAGGAGCAGAACAGGGTAACAAAGCAGATTTATTGCTTGCCCAATGCTAACAACGGGTTCTTTGTTATCAACACACCTGATTTGAGGGCCAGGTTATCTCCATGATTAAGTTTGGACCTGCAGAGATTGATCTGCCTCTGTCATTTTGGGACTGAAATTTCCAGCTGGCTGTTTCCCAGGAAGGTGTAGCTGGAATGGCCTGAGATTGGCAGCTGCTGTCAGATCAGTGCCACTCCCAAAGcagtgctattttttttttcccccactgctgcttgaaagtaatttttctcttctcttgtAGTTGGGAAGACCTCCCTGATCACCAGGTTTATGTATGACAGTTTTGACAATACTTACCAGGTATGTGATagtatttatttgcttttttaatatatttatattaatgaATCCATGCCCTGCTGTTCAAATTGATGCCTGGGAGCCCATTTCTCCATGAGATGTCAGTTCAAGATCCGATAATGGGTTAAAATATGCTGTGAAATGGTAAATCAAAGCATGCAGTGTGATGTCAGGAAGTGCAGTGTCCAGAAAGGGAGCAAGGTTTAGATCCCCTTTGGATGTGGGATAGATCCTGTGAGAAGCCTTGAGGAAAATGGGGACAACGTTGTTTTATGGTCAGGATTTCTGGTGCTGGATATGGGAGCCTCAGGAAATGGAGAATGAATAAAAACCCAACATCTTCTGACATTCTTAGTCTCTGTTATCTTTAGAGCTTCCATTTCAGAATAGTTGAGTCTGGAGTGTGTAGATGGATCTGCCAGAAGTCAGCTTGGTATATTTTGTCTctcaatttttttattactattttttgaCTAAAGGACTAAAGATAGGAAAAGCCAGGGAAGTCTTGGCAGGCAAGGAGGGGGGTGGGGATGAAGAGGCTGCAGATGAAAAGCAGAAGATGTGTAAGAGGCCTGAAGGTTTGGGGGAGAATTAATTGCATCAAAGGCACTAAGAAATATTTCATGGGAATATCAAATACCTGTAAAGCAGATGAGATTagggctttttcttttaattcagcCTGGAAGAGTTACTGGGTTAGACTGGGGTGATTGGAAGTGGAGGACAAGTCACTGACTGGAACTGGATCCTCTTGTGCTTCctgtgctttttcttctcttgtgctccctttcttttcctgacTCTTGTAAGATGCTCTCATAGATTTATTTATTGCTTGTTGTAGTTCTTATAAACCATGGCCTGGTTGGAAAATAGACCTCCCAGAAATAAATTCTCCCTCCCAAAACTGACTGTGTTGCTCTTTACAATTATCCAGTGGTACACATTCAGCTGTGAGTCTTAAGAATGTGGATAATCTGCCTAAAACACTGAAATCTGGTACATCAGGAGCTCTCTCCTCTTTCCTGGGGTTCTGATGAGCTGGGACAGCTCCTTGATTGAAGTGCCTGGGAGTGCACCTAACTTAGTGCATTATTTTAAATGCCTTTGTGCTGGAATTGCTGTAGCAGTGGGAATGGGAGTGGATGAAGACCTGCCTGGGAAATGAAGCTGCTGAATGTCACTGGAAGGGAAGCACATTCTGAAGTAGAAAGGCCTGGATAAAAATGGCTTTTTAGCTTTTAGCTGCCCATATTTTATAGATCTCGTTTGTTCTACCTTTTGGGTATTTCTAACAAGATAATTCTTACCAGACTGAATTGGGGCAGgccagaaggagctgccagctcagataCAATCTGTGTGGAGATACAGGAATGTCTGAGGTTAAAATCCAGACTCAGAGGTTCTTGTGGAGCTGAGAAGTGTTGAGGAATGCTGTGAAATGCAGCTGGTGCAGATCCCCAGATTGCTTTGTTTTCATCACCTCAGTTGAAAGCAATTGAAGGCAAATCACCAGCTTCATAACAAGTTTGGGAACATTGGTGAGAGTTTGTGCAGCAAGGGGATACTGGAAGGCAAGTCACAGCTCCTAATGCTTCTCCTCTTTCCAGGCAACCATTGGAATTGATTTCCTGTCCAAAACAATGTACCTGGAGGACCGCACGGTgagtggggcagggctgggagggctcttTCCCCTGGCccttcctccagcagctgctggaatcCCTCAGCAGCCTCCAGAGAACCAGCCTGGGCTGAATCCCATCACTGGTACAAGATCTGAGATCTCTATCAGGAAGTCCAAATCTTCCATGGAAAACTGGGGCTGGATAATGGCCGCATCCCAGGGAATGTGCTGCCTCTTGTGTGCACCTGCTTTAGGTGCAGTTTGCTCCCTGAatttgcagctctgcctctgggaTTGTCAGGATGAACAGGGCTGAGCAGACCTCAGGTAGcatagaatattctgagctggaaaggacccacGTGGCTCATgcagtgcagctcctgcagccaatAAAAAGCCAAGGAAGGAGTTGGTGTTCCAAGTCTTGATGTCCTTCATGATTAGACCTCATTCCTCCTCCTAGGAAGTGCCTGTGGTAACACAGCTCTGACCTCCTGCAATAAAGCAATTTGGGATTTAGCCTGTATGAGATTCCTGTTTGCACAGAGACCTCTCACTCccttctcctggatttcctctCAGTATTTGTTGGTTTGCTCATATTTTGCCAGTGTTtgccttttccccattttactgctgtgtgaggagtgtgacagagctgtggggagcagggaacaCTCCTGTGTGGAGCTTTGGGCCTGCTGCTTCCAAAGAAGTCTGTTCCCATTGTGTGTGCTGAATTTCCTGAGGATTTCTCTGCCATTTTAGCAGTGATTCCCTCTTAGAAAAGCCCTTCTTTAACCTTGGTTTAAGGCAAAgatcctgggaatgctgctgggcaCCTGTGGATGTCTGTGTGCTGTTATAGTGATGTGGGTTCCTCATGGTTGTGTAAGTCAGCATGCCAttcacctgctgctctgctatccagaaaatcccattttcctcccAGTGTTGGAATGCTGTGAGCTTTCCTGGTTATGTAAGTGGTTCACAGAGCCCATAAAGCCTGTTGAGATAACAGAGGTGTGGAGTGTAGATAAGAGGAGGGACAAGTACAAGCAAACAAGCTGAGAAAATTCAGATACTGGAATAGTTTCTCAGATGTGGTTAATGGTGGATTTTGCAACAGGCTTGGATTTCTGGGCTGGAAATGAGGAATGCTGAGCCTCCAGCTGGGATGTGTGCTTTGGTGGATTTGATATGGCCTTGCAGCAAAAGCCAGCAGAAGGAATCCTCATCCCCGGAAGGgtccaaggctgggttggacagggcttggagcaagttgggatagtggaaggtgtccctgcccatggcaggggtgggatgagatgagctttaagatcccatccaacccaaaccattctgggattccatgaaaTACATGTGGAATTTGGTTCTCTAAAACCATCTCCCAGGAAGGGCAGCTGTGTGACATTCCCAGCATTGGGATGTGTGGCATTAAGTGAGCTGGAGCCACCTGGAGCCCCATCCTCAGTCCTGGCTGTCAGGAGCCACCTCCATGTGCCAGTTCCCGTCATTCCTGACAGACTGAGCagttcctcctcctctgtgtgTCCATATCTTTCCAGCCTTGTTGGAGTGCAGTGCAGGAGAAGGCAGCCTGCAGGATGGCTGCTCTTGGGGGTTCCACCACCTCTGTTTTTCCAATGGGATcatccaggctgggctgaggtgCTCCTTAGGATCAGGAGTCCCACATCTGGCCAGCTGCTTCTGTGGCTGTTCTGGCAGGATCCCTGAGGCCTGGCTGTGCATTTCCCTTGTTAGCTGGTGCCATGAGGAGGGATTTAGGGCTCTCCCAGTTTCTGGTGTTGGAATGTGTGAGATATTCCTGGGTGTGTGGAGGGAGGGATGTTCCCAGACCTCGGGAAGTGCTGCTGCCTCTTTTCACATTTCTGTTCCGTTTGAACTTTCCTTTTGTTGCCTTAGTTTTGCTTTGcaacttatttttatttatttattttgatttcacttgagttttggttttgttctccattttcctgctgttcccCTTCCCCTTGCCCTGCacttttccatttcccagatcaggctgcagctgtgggacaCAGCCGGCCAGGAGAGGTtcctcattcccagctccatccgTGACTCTGCTGTGGCTCTCATTGTCTTTGACATCACAAGTAGGTATggagcccaggctctgcagggaccttGCTTTTAACACATATCTTTACTCTGGAAGTGGTGGTGGTACCCAAACAGAGCTAAAATAGCCCATCAGCCACctgtgggtgctggcagggatTGGGAATTCCTGTGTCTGTGCTGGTTGTTGGTAGCCTTTGCAAAGCTttactgtttttctgttttgctttttttatttttctaacttccaaattatttttctttttcatttctgagTAAGGAGAGAGGCTATACAAGTAACAGCTTCAGGTGCCAAAGCAAAGGAACATTGTCAGAGTGGGTAAAACAAAACAGGACCCCTTTAAACAGAAGCTGTGGAGTGACTTAGTAGGATTCAAGATTCCCATTTTGTTGGAAAAGAGACCTGGAGACTCATGAGAGAGCTTTTGAAAAAGGAGAGATGGAACAACCACGATTTCTAAAGAACAAACAAGCTTAGAGGGAAATTCTCTGTAACTCTTGACATGAATGTTTTAATACAGGATAGGAAGTTATGAAGAGAATTATTTCATTGTAACTCCTTGTTGTTGATTCCATTTGATCTGCTGGGGGGTTTGTTAATCTACAGTATCAGGATTTATATAAATTTCAGTAAAGAAAACAGCACAGGTGGAAAAGCTCTGGCCCAGCTTTATTCTGTTACAAACAAGTTTAGAGTGAGGTGTTTGTTCTGCTCTGTTAGGCTGAAGTGCTTAACAAATAATAGGCTGTGATTTATCCTCACTATTCAGGGCAAATAATTTCCTAGTATTTCTCCCAGAGAAGTCCTGGGGAATTCCTGGTTTGGTGCAAACGGTGTCAGACTGGCCCATTTGGGGAGCACAGAgatgtgcaggtggtggcctgtgctgggaactctcctggctgaggcaggagggcaggatgCACAGCTTGGCATCATTTTTCCCACTGTGCAGGTATAGGATGCTGTTTATCCAAGCAGCTGGAAACATTTTGCCAGTCCAGGCTGTTCTTGACAGCTCCCAGCCATGTCAGAAGAAATTAAGTGACAGCTGATCTCATAATTCTTCAGTTACAGGCTGATCTTTGcagattatttcattttttcacaGTTCTTAGTGACTGAGAGGTTTAAAGTTTTCTTGTGTTGCAGAAGGGACATGCTCAGGTACTTATGGGGGCACAATGAGATTGTTTAGCTGTTGTTGATGTGCTGGACATCCCAAAATGCAGGTGGAGAGATCCATGAGGGGAGTCCATACTCAGCTCAGGCCCCTGCTGAAGGTTGTTCCTAAGGGGGGCTAGGCTCATTCCTGGTGTCTCACAGTGGTTATTTCTATTTTCCCTTCTAAAATGGGTGCACACAAACCTGGACTTGTAGAAATGCAGGAAACCTGGGTCGCTTCAGGGGTGTCTGTGTGGTATCTAGTCACTGGAGACCTTCCCTCAAATAACTTTACCCTGCACAAATTACAAATTAAAcaaatttataaaattaaatacatttaacAAATTAAACAAATTACCTGGGCCAGCTTTGTGGTGCTTCCTCCAGTTGCCTTTTGCTGTGAGTCTGAAGGTTTGGGGTGTTTCAGTCACCACCTGGGGGAATGTTCATGGGGAATATTCCAGTGTAGCAGCACTGTCCAGGGAGGGTGTGGAAGGGATCAGCCTGatcttccagctctgctgtgacgCTGCCCAGGTGCTCCCACTTTGTCACCTTGAGTTTCCTGGCATAGAGAAGAGCCCTGACTTCTGCTCCTGTAATCAAGTCTGCCGTCAAAATGAGGCAAGAGCTAATTGCTTTAACTATAAACCCTAATCTTCCTTAAGCCCCAGGGCATCAGCTCGACATTCCCTGATGGAGATAAGATGTTGTTTTGAATCTGACTGCAGGCCTGTGCTCTATcagcttctcttcctcttctaaGCAAGCAGTGATTGGTCCTGAAgaagctgctttttccttgatGAGCTGCTTCATTAACCAGtgctctgcctccctgctgggatTATTTGTGGCTGTAAACTGGGAACCAGTGGGTGCCTCCAGAAAACTGTTGGGAATGACTAGCAATCCTGTTTTCAGGCACTTCACAGGGGTGAAGGAAAAGGACTCCCAGTGTGGAAAGCTTTTTGTATGGGGtgtttgggagtttttgggCAGGTTCAGCCAGGCAGGTCTCAGACCTTGGAGCTGTCATATATAATACTATATAATAATAACAGTTTGTGTTTGGAATCAAACTCTTCCAGCATTTTTGTgactcctgtgctgctctggaagAGAGAACCCAATGCCCTTTGCACCACCTGAACCCTGCAGTGTGTAacacttgctttcatttctgctgGAATTTAAGTTATCATTGCTTCAATATCCCATGAAAATCCCCACTGCCATCACATGGATGCTCCATGCTGGAGGTTGGATGCTGTTTTCCTGCCTGGTGTCTGTCCTGGGGGAATTGCCCCAAAAGCTTTGATCAGAGGTGCTCCAGGCTATGAGTCCTGTGGAGATCCCATCCATAATCCTGGGAGATCAGTGCTGTACTGTTGGCTACCCGCAGTAATGAGGTGGGAACCAAATCCTAGAGATGTTTGGGAGAAGCAGGATCTCTGAGCAAGCAGAGAAGGGAATTAAAGCACTTCACAAACAGATCCAggaaacagctctgctggggtTGGATTTGGGGCAGGATGACAAGgtcagctcagctgctgcaggtgggtgTGGAAGTGGCCTTTTCCCTAAAGGGTTTTcctgctctctctcctctcctgatGGGCCGGGCTGGCCCCAGCAGGTgcggctgcagctctgggacacGGCGGGGCAGGAGCGGTTCCGCAGCCTCATCCCCAGCTACATCCGCGACTCCACCATCGCCGTCGTGGTCTATGACATCACAAGTGAGTGCTGGCAGCTCAGGGCAcggctgctctgctgtgtccttGTAGAAacaccccacaggagcagaaCTGAGAAGTTTCAACCACAAGTTCTGCAAAAACATCATTAAAATCAGAGATGTTTTCAGACCTTCCTTGTTTTTCTGTCTGGGTGGGAAACAATTGATGTGGGGTGGGGAGGTTTGGAGAAGCACCTGTGTAGGAATGTGCCCCCTCTTGATGGAGTGACAAAACTATCCTTTGTCCcctcaaaaaggaaagaagcccagaagtttctctcctcgaTTAGGTGAAAAAGCCACCTCATAAATCTAaaggacttcacctcaaacttaatgAGAGCTAATTAGATAGGATTATCTAATCTATCAAAAAGTCCTGCCTAAGcaatttattagaaaaaaaagtgaacagaGAAACTAATTGCTTTTGTACAATGTTTTACCAAAAACAAACATCTCCTGCACCTATCTCagcttttctctgtttgttattttgctttttattaaacctttttgtCTCCAACACTGCAGCAGAAGCCATCCTGCCTCCAAaagtagctgagctatcttaaGTGTATTATAGAACTCTGAAAGCTTATTAGACCTAACTCCAAAAATACTATAACACACCTGAGTACAAGTGAAGCATTTTCCTTGTCATAAAGGAGTTTTGTCCTCAGCTTTGCTATTTCATTCTTCCCTGCAGACTTGAATTCTTTCCAGCAAACCTCCAAGTGGATCGATGACGTCAGGACAGAGCGAGGCAGTGATGTCATCATCATGTTGGTGGGGAACAAAACCGACCTGGCAGACAAGAGGTAACAGGGGACCCtgggccctgctgccctgcccagagccaccAGGGATTGGGGCCAGGCTGGCCTTAAAACAAGGCTTAGTTTTAAACACAACATCATTTGCTTGTCAGGAAATTCTCATTTCCGGTTTCAGCAAAAGTTATTCCCTTTGCTGTCCAACAAATAGTTTAAAACAAACCCACCTAAAAAAATGCTGAAGTGGTTCTGTACCATTATCTCAGTGGGGTGTTTTGtctgatttttccttttcacactGAAGTGAAGGCTAAAAGCTGCCTGTGAAATCAAGGAAATCAGCTGGTTTTCACTGTTTTCCACTAATTACCCCAACTCTCTCTGCATATGCAGCTGGAAGTTCATGGCACAATTTCTCCTCCTTAAGAAGCAGCACAAACTTTTTTAGGATTGATCTAAAAGTATGAATTTCTCTGAGTATAAATTTCATGTCATACATAACACATTGAGCTTGTGGATGTGTGAAGGGAAACCAAATCAGCAAAACCCAAACTTCCCCCAAAGAGAGACCCAAGAATTTTATTAGACTATCCTAAAATGACAGAGATTAATGTTTTGGGAGGTGCCATAAAGCATTTTGCTGTAAAACTCTTAATTCTACTGCACATCAACCAAAATAACCAATGTAATGAGCTCTTAGAGGAGCATAGGCTTTACTTTGTGTTCCTATTTCACATCCTTCTCTGGATTGTTGATTTAACAAGGATTTTGTTGAATATTTTCAGAGATTTTTGTTCCTTAGGAAGGTATCAGGAGCAGTGTAGGTAAGggaaggtttttattttaatgtgtgGTGCCAGAGGCAGTTGGCAAAGGGAGGGTGGAATGAACCAGGCAGTTCCAATCCTCACACATCCCAGAAATGTGGGCTTTGGCTGTCAGGGGATGTGTGAGGGCTTGAAGCCACAGGGGGATTTTCTGATGCACAAAAAATCACCTC includes:
- the LOC129125788 gene encoding ras-related protein Rab-6A-like isoform X1, coding for MSAPGSGGDFGNPLRKFKLVFLGEQSVGKTSLITRFMYDSFDNTYQATIGIDFLSKTMYLEDRTQVRLQLWDTAGQERFRSLIPSYIRDSTIAVVVYDITNLNSFQQTSKWIDDVRTERGSDVIIMLVGNKTDLADKRQITTEEGEQRAKELNVMFIETSAKTGYNVKQLFRRVAAALPGMDSTPEKSKEDMIDIKLEKPPEQPVTESGCSC
- the LOC129125788 gene encoding ras-related protein Rab-6A-like isoform X2 — its product is MSAPGSGGDFGNPLRKFKLVFLGEQSVGKTSLITRFMYDSFDNTYQATIGIDFLSKTMYLEDRTVRLQLWDTAGQERFRSLIPSYIRDSTIAVVVYDITNLNSFQQTSKWIDDVRTERGSDVIIMLVGNKTDLADKRQITTEEGEQRAKELNVMFIETSAKTGYNVKQLFRRVAAALPGMDSTPEKSKEDMIDIKLEKPPEQPVTESGCSC